The following proteins come from a genomic window of Paracoccus sp. SCSIO 75233:
- a CDS encoding type IV secretory system conjugative DNA transfer family protein — MGGVGKGRLALGVALVTLVAIAIGYVIASAVISFRDLGFRAEIDFFYIVQNYRAIGAARPDDFRLINLIMGGAGVAGLMMSLAMSGSALTRFGYTHWQTRREMKRNGFFGAPGTGFVIGKLGKPSSRAPFLCSKTFPHALIVAPTGRGKTTGFVIPNLLTWQGSAVVLDVKGECFEASARHRAAQGDEVFRFAPTDWEDRRTHRYNPLLRIYELKDPARQQMELQLLATLFLQNDNDRVQGLLKGGIDLFVAAGLLAFQRRRPTLGEIYRIAASGGQKQKEYLARAHEVQNAAARLIFTRLASTNNDTLTSYVSLLMTSGLDQWQNPAIDDATATSDFDFRTIRKKPFSVYLVVQPLMVKPLAPLIRLFFSDLLSALQDKEPGPDEPWPVMIMLDEFNRLGKMPIVAESIEVLRAYRGHLAVVTQTIPAIDEIYGENTRRALQGNAGIKLYLTPSDEKTVEELSKAVGKTTKTVVTRSRAVGKNPFEGRSQSERTEEVSLLPEDEARRLPLDEIVVVVDAQMPVRAKRVVYFEDPFFKGIHAAQEGELPFPTGPVPPMGELPLSVRAMPTAPRGSGLTERDFEARMGLTEGGGIAPLESGPAQAPRRGRAAVLADDQRQMEMEFGRQADLEVEAASENDVARVQDAVSDLERLEAEMSGSEANVSETGEKFGLG, encoded by the coding sequence ATGGGAGGGGTAGGGAAGGGCCGCCTCGCCCTCGGCGTCGCGCTGGTCACACTGGTCGCTATCGCGATCGGCTATGTCATCGCCTCGGCCGTGATCAGTTTCCGGGACCTGGGTTTCCGGGCCGAGATCGACTTCTTCTATATCGTGCAGAACTACCGCGCCATCGGGGCCGCCCGTCCCGACGACTTCCGCCTGATCAACCTGATCATGGGCGGGGCCGGGGTGGCGGGCCTCATGATGAGCCTTGCGATGTCGGGCTCGGCGCTCACCCGGTTCGGCTATACCCATTGGCAGACCCGCCGCGAGATGAAGCGGAACGGCTTCTTCGGCGCGCCGGGCACGGGCTTTGTGATCGGCAAGCTTGGAAAGCCAAGCTCGCGTGCGCCGTTCCTGTGTTCCAAGACCTTTCCCCATGCGTTGATCGTAGCGCCGACCGGGCGCGGCAAGACCACCGGCTTCGTCATTCCGAACCTCCTGACCTGGCAGGGCTCAGCGGTGGTGCTCGACGTAAAGGGAGAATGCTTCGAGGCCTCGGCCCGCCACCGGGCGGCGCAGGGTGACGAAGTGTTCCGCTTCGCGCCCACGGATTGGGAGGACAGGCGGACGCATCGCTACAACCCACTTCTGCGCATCTATGAGCTCAAAGACCCGGCCCGCCAGCAGATGGAGTTGCAGCTCCTGGCCACACTCTTCCTGCAGAACGACAACGACCGTGTTCAGGGGCTTCTCAAAGGGGGGATCGATCTCTTCGTCGCGGCCGGGCTACTCGCGTTCCAACGCCGCAGGCCGACGCTCGGCGAGATATACCGCATCGCCGCCTCGGGCGGGCAGAAGCAGAAGGAATATCTCGCGCGCGCCCATGAGGTCCAAAACGCCGCGGCGCGGCTGATCTTCACACGGCTGGCGTCCACCAACAACGATACGCTGACATCCTATGTCTCGCTCCTGATGACCTCGGGCCTCGATCAATGGCAGAACCCGGCGATCGACGATGCGACGGCGACCTCGGACTTCGACTTCCGGACGATCCGCAAGAAACCCTTCAGCGTCTACCTCGTCGTCCAGCCCCTCATGGTGAAACCCCTCGCACCTCTGATCCGGCTCTTCTTCTCGGACCTGCTGTCGGCGCTTCAGGACAAGGAACCGGGTCCGGACGAGCCCTGGCCGGTTATGATCATGCTCGACGAGTTCAACCGGCTCGGAAAGATGCCGATCGTGGCCGAGAGCATCGAGGTGCTGCGCGCCTATCGCGGGCATCTCGCGGTGGTGACCCAGACCATCCCGGCCATCGACGAGATCTACGGCGAGAACACGCGGCGCGCCTTGCAGGGCAACGCCGGGATCAAGCTCTACCTGACGCCCTCCGACGAGAAGACCGTCGAGGAGCTGAGCAAGGCGGTCGGCAAGACCACGAAAACCGTCGTCACGCGGTCCCGCGCGGTCGGGAAGAACCCGTTCGAGGGCCGCAGCCAATCGGAGCGGACGGAGGAGGTGTCGCTCCTGCCCGAGGATGAGGCGCGGCGCCTGCCGCTCGACGAGATCGTCGTCGTCGTGGACGCCCAGATGCCGGTCCGGGCCAAGCGCGTGGTGTATTTCGAGGACCCATTCTTCAAGGGCATCCATGCCGCCCAGGAGGGGGAGCTACCCTTCCCGACGGGGCCGGTCCCTCCGATGGGGGAATTGCCCCTGAGCGTCAGGGCGATGCCCACGGCGCCGCGGGGGTCAGGTCTCACGGAACGTGATTTCGAGGCCAGGATGGGGCTAACAGAAGGCGGAGGGATTGCACCCCTTGAGTCCGGTCCGGCTCAAGCGCCTCGGCGCGGCCGCGCCGCTGTTCTTGCGGATGATCAGCGGCAGATGGAGATGGAGTTCGGGCGGCAGGCAGATCTGGAGGTGGAGGCTGCGTCCGAAAACGACGTCGCCCGAGTTCAGGACGCCGTGAGTGATCTCGAGCGGTTGGAGGCGGAGATGTCCGGTTCGGAAGCAAACGTCAGCGAGACGGGCGAGAAATTCGGGCTTGGCTGA
- a CDS encoding type IV secretion system protein: MSVVAYFVETAEGYLDSAAETQFGAVAATVGTMLVLGTTLVVILVCLNMIYQYRSMDGRTAFWLAVKIGLIGIFATNWVQFNALASAILNGIDSIAGSLVASVGGGMPGPSGTFAEEFDQLIAALGDYLNAAGSELNWMAGALLDTLGVLLLSILGGLAAFIVVASRLMITLLIGIAPVMIFLTLFEVTKDYFARWLSALISFAIYPIVIAGVFATITGVSRALLAELGDPEGASNIGALLPFFMMVLMAKGFIIATPFIVRSVSGNIMMPALSAGFGGSYAFARGLAGSQQVYNRYAIGGATGAEYAALRARQFLGVQALPTRPNAAGGAPAAPSGDSSSTGARMLAQLARLNRLGRR, translated from the coding sequence ATGAGCGTCGTCGCGTATTTCGTGGAAACGGCCGAAGGCTATCTGGACTCAGCGGCGGAAACCCAGTTCGGGGCCGTGGCCGCCACGGTCGGAACGATGCTGGTCCTCGGGACGACGCTCGTGGTCATCCTCGTCTGTCTCAACATGATCTACCAATACCGTTCCATGGACGGCCGGACCGCCTTCTGGCTCGCCGTGAAGATCGGCCTGATTGGCATATTCGCGACCAACTGGGTCCAGTTCAACGCACTCGCATCCGCGATCCTGAACGGGATAGACAGCATCGCCGGATCGCTGGTCGCGTCGGTCGGCGGCGGGATGCCAGGTCCGTCTGGAACCTTCGCCGAGGAGTTCGATCAGCTCATCGCGGCGCTTGGGGATTACCTGAACGCAGCAGGCTCCGAGTTGAACTGGATGGCCGGCGCGCTTCTCGACACGCTCGGCGTTCTCCTGCTCTCGATCCTCGGAGGGCTGGCGGCCTTCATTGTCGTCGCCTCCAGGCTCATGATCACGCTGTTGATCGGGATCGCGCCGGTGATGATCTTCCTGACCCTCTTCGAGGTGACCAAGGACTATTTCGCGCGATGGCTCTCGGCGCTGATTTCCTTCGCGATCTACCCCATCGTCATCGCCGGCGTTTTCGCGACCATCACCGGGGTCTCGCGCGCATTGCTCGCCGAACTTGGTGATCCGGAGGGGGCTTCGAACATCGGCGCCCTCCTGCCCTTCTTCATGATGGTCCTCATGGCCAAGGGGTTCATCATCGCCACGCCCTTCATCGTCCGGTCGGTCTCCGGAAACATCATGATGCCGGCGCTTTCGGCGGGCTTTGGCGGAAGCTACGCCTTCGCCCGAGGCTTGGCAGGAAGTCAGCAAGTCTATAACCGATACGCCATCGGAGGCGCGACAGGCGCCGAATATGCCGCGCTTCGGGCCAGGCAGTTTCTCGGCGTACAGGCGCTCCCGACCCGCCCTAATGCCGCGGGTGGTGCGCCGGCTGCACCTTCAGGCGACTCATCTAGCACCGGTGCCCGCATGCTTGCGCAACTGGCACGGCTGAACAGGCTGGGCCGACGGTAG
- a CDS encoding ATPase, T2SS/T4P/T4SS family, with protein sequence MTLSYLQTSLDKLADAGRDDVIEICINPDGSCWGEFQGDHFMRALDQRLSVTELRDLGNQIASSANTTMSKDKPIVSVSITYRGRPIRAQVVTPPAVLAGMSISLRFFSNLPLDRIELSFLYGEERKLEELRQEKNRALREVVASGDIYAAIRFCVENKLNMIVSGGTSTGKTVAARKILSYVPDEERIVTIEEAAELLPAQPNAVTLIANRDAEFQSADVLLTATLRMRPDRIILGEVRGKEAMTFLEAINTGHGGSMTTLHAETPQLAVQRLAIAALKTEIPMTYQDMIQYIESSIDVIIQAGREDGERGITEFYLPGTELQERHNA encoded by the coding sequence ATGACGCTCTCCTATCTGCAGACCTCACTCGACAAGCTCGCGGACGCCGGTCGCGACGACGTCATCGAGATATGCATCAACCCCGACGGCTCTTGCTGGGGTGAGTTCCAAGGGGATCACTTCATGCGCGCGCTGGACCAGCGCCTGAGCGTCACCGAGCTGCGCGATCTCGGCAACCAGATCGCGTCGTCGGCCAATACGACGATGAGCAAGGACAAGCCCATCGTCTCGGTCTCTATCACCTATCGGGGCCGACCGATCCGTGCCCAGGTCGTGACCCCGCCCGCCGTCCTCGCGGGCATGTCGATCTCGCTGCGATTCTTCTCCAACCTGCCGCTCGACCGGATCGAACTCAGCTTCCTCTACGGCGAAGAACGCAAGCTCGAGGAACTGCGCCAGGAGAAGAACCGCGCGCTGCGCGAGGTCGTCGCCTCCGGTGACATCTACGCGGCCATCCGCTTCTGCGTCGAAAACAAGCTCAACATGATCGTCTCCGGCGGCACCTCGACCGGCAAGACCGTCGCGGCGCGCAAGATCCTCTCCTACGTTCCCGACGAGGAACGTATCGTCACCATCGAAGAGGCGGCGGAACTGCTGCCCGCCCAGCCCAATGCCGTAACGCTCATCGCCAACCGCGACGCGGAGTTCCAGTCCGCCGACGTGCTCCTGACCGCGACGCTGCGCATGCGGCCCGACCGCATCATCCTCGGCGAGGTGCGCGGCAAAGAGGCCATGACCTTCCTCGAGGCGATCAACACCGGCCATGGCGGCTCGATGACAACACTCCACGCCGAGACCCCACAACTCGCCGTCCAGCGGCTGGCCATCGCAGCGCTCAAGACCGAGATCCCAATGACCTACCAGGACATGATCCAATACATCGAGAGCTCGATCGACGTGATTATCCAGGCCGGCCGCGAGGACGGCGAACGCGGCATCACCGAATTCTATCTCCCTGGAACCGAATTGCAGGAAAGGCACAATGCATGA
- a CDS encoding TrbI/VirB10 family protein has protein sequence MSDNNPDLEQRLAALERGNPRHGPAPKRRTPLLALLLAGLILAGGLVLLLFSGPGQEVALPTATPDEFQTEGDGFGEIEPFVPPPAPEPEIVLVEPEPNAELLAQIAALQAQIEELRDAPDTDAGADSAAAEAIDALTARIAALQDASENAQEQFQTELAARDRELQQLRMDLDLARLEANKPAPAPLGPTDEELRAREDERMRREEEARRLAELQRRAEEERAFQERRISSPVIAFGGTGGANAGETELTERTFGEVTDFVLNGALPSAITQAEVIANPSNTVIQGTMIQAVMETALDSSLPGQTRAIISEDVFSYDGSRLLIPRGSRLIGRYRSGIEIAQKRVTIAWDRIILPNNQTVQISSFGGDALGRSGVTGFVDTRFDERFGSAALISIISAAPSVAAAQVEDETTADVLEDVGDDLADATDSVIGEYLAIGPVIYVDQGARVTVMVDRDLEIF, from the coding sequence ATGAGTGACAACAACCCGGATCTCGAACAGCGCCTCGCCGCACTCGAACGGGGCAACCCGCGCCACGGACCCGCTCCGAAACGCCGCACACCGCTCCTCGCCCTCCTCCTCGCAGGACTGATCCTGGCGGGCGGCTTGGTCCTTTTGCTGTTTTCGGGCCCGGGGCAAGAGGTCGCCCTGCCGACGGCCACCCCGGACGAGTTCCAAACCGAGGGTGACGGGTTCGGAGAGATCGAACCCTTCGTGCCGCCGCCCGCCCCGGAACCCGAGATCGTTCTCGTCGAACCAGAACCCAACGCCGAACTTCTGGCGCAGATCGCCGCACTCCAGGCCCAGATCGAGGAACTGCGCGACGCGCCGGACACCGACGCCGGGGCGGACAGCGCGGCAGCGGAGGCGATCGATGCCCTGACCGCACGGATCGCAGCCCTACAGGACGCCTCCGAGAATGCTCAGGAACAATTCCAGACCGAACTCGCCGCACGAGATCGGGAGCTGCAACAGCTGCGTATGGACCTGGACCTCGCGCGGCTGGAGGCCAACAAGCCGGCACCCGCCCCGCTCGGACCCACCGACGAAGAGTTGCGCGCCCGCGAAGATGAGCGGATGCGACGTGAGGAAGAGGCGCGGCGGCTGGCCGAGCTGCAACGCCGGGCCGAGGAGGAGCGTGCCTTCCAGGAACGGCGGATTTCCTCCCCCGTTATCGCCTTCGGCGGAACGGGCGGCGCCAATGCGGGCGAGACAGAACTCACCGAACGCACCTTCGGCGAGGTGACAGACTTCGTGCTGAACGGCGCGTTGCCGAGCGCCATCACACAAGCCGAAGTCATCGCAAATCCCTCGAACACGGTCATCCAGGGCACGATGATCCAGGCCGTGATGGAGACCGCACTCGACAGCTCGCTCCCCGGACAGACCCGTGCCATCATCTCCGAAGACGTCTTCAGCTATGACGGCTCACGGCTCCTGATCCCGCGCGGCTCGCGCCTTATTGGACGCTACCGCTCCGGCATCGAGATAGCCCAGAAGCGCGTCACCATCGCCTGGGACCGGATCATTCTACCAAACAACCAGACCGTCCAGATCAGCTCCTTCGGGGGAGACGCGTTGGGCCGTTCGGGTGTCACCGGTTTTGTTGATACCCGCTTTGACGAGCGGTTCGGCTCCGCCGCGCTGATTTCCATCATTTCGGCCGCCCCGAGTGTGGCCGCCGCCCAGGTCGAGGATGAGACCACCGCAGACGTACTTGAAGATGTGGGCGATGACCTGGCGGACGCCACCGATTCCGTGATCGGCGAATATCTCGCCATCGGGCCCGTCATCTACGTCGACCAAGGCGCACGCGTCACCGTCATGGTCGACCGGGATCTGGAGATTTTCTGA
- a CDS encoding TrbG/VirB9 family P-type conjugative transfer protein, with translation MLVSLFASHASAEAIPRGGANDHRVRVASYQEGQVYRLNVSLTHVTTIEFGTGESIRSIIAGDTEGFEIDGVPGGRAFAIKPVARGVHTNVTVYTNRRSYYFNVNEVSSPTFYVVQFRYPQDNRRSADAIARAAPNTNYGASARTEFTPTRVWDDGTFTYFAFPRNAPVPAIFRYTNGRERTVNTGAVEDGVIRVSGVGHQWVLRLGEDVVCIEATPPAEAAS, from the coding sequence TTGCTGGTCTCTCTGTTTGCGTCCCACGCGTCAGCCGAGGCGATCCCGCGCGGGGGAGCCAACGACCACCGCGTGCGGGTCGCGTCCTACCAGGAAGGCCAGGTCTACAGGCTGAACGTTTCCCTGACCCATGTCACGACCATCGAGTTCGGGACAGGCGAGAGCATCCGCTCAATCATCGCCGGCGACACGGAAGGATTTGAGATCGACGGCGTCCCAGGTGGTCGCGCCTTTGCGATCAAACCTGTCGCCCGCGGCGTCCATACCAACGTGACCGTCTACACCAACAGACGGAGTTACTATTTCAACGTGAACGAGGTCTCGAGCCCAACCTTCTATGTCGTGCAATTCCGCTACCCGCAAGACAATCGCCGCTCGGCCGACGCCATCGCACGCGCCGCGCCAAACACCAATTACGGGGCCAGCGCACGGACGGAGTTCACGCCGACCCGGGTCTGGGACGACGGCACCTTCACCTATTTCGCCTTCCCACGGAACGCACCCGTCCCGGCGATCTTCCGTTACACGAACGGGCGCGAGCGCACGGTGAACACAGGCGCGGTCGAAGACGGTGTGATCCGTGTCTCGGGCGTGGGGCACCAATGGGTGCTGCGTCTGGGCGAGGACGTGGTCTGTATCGAGGCGACGCCGCCCGCGGAGGCCGCCTCATGA
- a CDS encoding virB8 family protein, producing MDEETAIIEEELVYGALRRERLWQRLGLFGLGFGILGCLSAAAVAILDVDPPPVVVPYDPATGFALPEATVGATTVTENRAIIEAEVFRYVTDREVYNQLDNDVRIRSVLRRSDRAAGASLRQIWNSANADYPPTVYGPNARLDVEILSINLIGNNRATVRLRKRLTSIQGVQAGLFTATLLFEFRPEESRSIDQVWTNPFGFTVVEYAIRSDRLENQ from the coding sequence TTGGACGAAGAAACCGCCATCATCGAGGAGGAACTGGTCTACGGCGCGCTGAGACGGGAACGGCTCTGGCAGCGCCTGGGACTCTTCGGCCTTGGCTTTGGCATCCTGGGCTGCCTCAGCGCGGCCGCCGTGGCCATCCTCGATGTCGATCCGCCCCCTGTAGTGGTACCTTACGACCCCGCCACCGGCTTCGCCCTCCCCGAAGCCACCGTCGGGGCCACCACCGTCACCGAGAACCGCGCCATTATCGAGGCGGAAGTCTTCCGCTACGTGACCGACCGCGAGGTCTACAACCAGCTCGACAATGACGTGCGCATCCGCAGCGTGTTGCGCCGTTCAGACCGTGCAGCAGGGGCCTCACTGCGCCAGATCTGGAACTCGGCCAATGCCGACTATCCCCCGACCGTCTATGGACCCAACGCTCGTCTGGACGTCGAGATCCTCAGCATCAACCTGATCGGCAACAACCGGGCCACGGTGCGGCTTCGCAAGCGCCTCACCTCGATTCAGGGGGTTCAGGCGGGGCTCTTCACCGCGACGCTCCTCTTCGAGTTCCGCCCCGAGGAGAGCCGCTCCATCGACCAGGTCTGGACCAACCCGTTTGGCTTCACGGTTGTCGAATACGCGATCCGCTCGGACAGATTGGAGAACCAGTAA
- a CDS encoding type IV secretion system protein, producing MFISAPLRTLTLASVLALCSPFVTSAPVLAQGVPVVDTQNIAQNIQQLRQMIEDEILQNEQLVQLREQLATLTEQLAELQRTYEALTRLAELPEIIRTQMEDELNGLLDQEFGDIIATIQAIKTGDFSGLTGSGASEIETQMDRVLADLGFDEDTLSEMARSGNPGAERVATQATTGALVSAAAQNSYEDAGQSLERVDRLVGLIDDMDELKESVDLNTRVTAELAIALVAMWQLEAIQTVGDGTGGVIDAATIAEEQRFMEFTLPELSAD from the coding sequence ATGTTCATTTCAGCACCACTTCGCACGTTGACCCTGGCCAGCGTCTTGGCGCTTTGCTCACCTTTCGTGACCAGTGCCCCCGTCCTGGCCCAGGGCGTGCCGGTCGTGGACACCCAGAACATCGCCCAAAACATCCAGCAACTCCGGCAGATGATCGAGGACGAGATCCTGCAAAACGAGCAACTCGTGCAGCTCCGCGAACAGCTTGCAACGCTCACGGAGCAGCTCGCCGAGCTACAACGAACATATGAGGCGCTGACCCGTCTCGCTGAACTGCCCGAGATCATCCGGACACAGATGGAAGACGAACTGAACGGTCTGCTGGACCAGGAGTTCGGCGACATCATCGCCACGATTCAAGCGATCAAGACAGGGGATTTTTCCGGGCTCACCGGTTCCGGCGCCAGTGAAATCGAAACCCAGATGGATAGAGTGCTGGCCGATCTCGGTTTCGACGAGGACACGCTCTCGGAAATGGCCCGCAGTGGCAATCCCGGTGCCGAGCGCGTGGCAACGCAAGCCACGACCGGCGCGCTGGTCTCGGCCGCGGCCCAGAACAGCTACGAGGATGCCGGGCAATCGCTGGAACGTGTCGACCGGCTCGTCGGGCTCATCGACGACATGGATGAGCTCAAAGAGAGCGTCGATCTCAACACGCGAGTGACGGCCGAGCTTGCCATTGCGCTCGTCGCCATGTGGCAGCTCGAAGCGATCCAGACCGTAGGAGATGGCACCGGCGGCGTGATCGATGCCGCCACCATCGCCGAAGAACAACGCTTCATGGAGTTCACGCTCCCGGAACTGAGCGCGGATTGA
- a CDS encoding lytic transglycosylase domain-containing protein: MRSRVAHILLAALLPAAALAQGVPTNDSGLTARDIVETGDRDADLAVQREKLTVEELLTEIEREQLATLRAILDAQTSFGGQGLPGMVADLESGSGASDRSAAAVYGSGDVDPNPGGAGMFGDAAENIEQLIIRVAQETHGRPGVGRAGLSVVQWRALLQALIWQESRFSIGARSPVGAFGLTQIMPGTASDLGINPEYYDSPYLQVEGGARYLAAQLNTFDGNVVNALAAYNAGPGRVFEYGGVPPFKETQHYVTVIPERYNLYLARIGGIEALGTIDPALLANAHLSLSGFGAAFYGSNSPTAIRQAALRIQDIVTRIGGTEDLQESMALNTYARAELVRLMAARIRLKAARTQPLSAAQLAQAAARIAENEFMEFTLEDLD, translated from the coding sequence TTGAGGTCTAGGGTCGCACATATCCTCCTGGCGGCTCTCCTACCGGCGGCCGCGCTCGCCCAGGGCGTTCCCACCAACGATTCCGGGCTGACGGCCCGCGATATCGTCGAGACGGGCGACCGGGACGCCGACCTCGCCGTCCAGCGTGAGAAACTCACCGTCGAAGAGTTGCTGACCGAGATCGAACGGGAACAGCTCGCCACGCTGCGCGCCATCCTCGACGCTCAGACGAGCTTCGGAGGCCAGGGTCTTCCGGGCATGGTCGCCGATCTGGAAAGCGGCAGCGGCGCTTCGGACCGGTCCGCGGCGGCGGTCTATGGCTCCGGCGATGTCGATCCCAATCCGGGCGGCGCGGGTATGTTCGGGGATGCGGCAGAAAACATCGAGCAGCTGATCATCCGGGTCGCCCAAGAAACCCACGGGCGGCCCGGGGTCGGGCGGGCCGGTCTTTCCGTCGTGCAATGGCGCGCCCTCCTGCAGGCGCTCATCTGGCAGGAGAGCCGCTTCTCCATCGGCGCACGCTCGCCCGTGGGCGCCTTCGGCCTCACCCAGATCATGCCGGGCACCGCGAGCGATCTCGGAATCAACCCGGAATATTATGACAGCCCCTACTTGCAGGTCGAGGGTGGCGCGCGCTACCTCGCGGCCCAGCTCAACACCTTCGACGGCAACGTCGTCAACGCGCTAGCGGCCTATAACGCCGGGCCTGGCCGTGTGTTCGAATATGGCGGCGTACCGCCCTTCAAGGAGACCCAGCACTACGTCACGGTCATCCCCGAACGCTACAATCTTTACCTTGCCCGGATCGGTGGCATCGAGGCGCTCGGCACGATCGACCCCGCGCTTCTCGCCAACGCCCATCTCTCGCTCAGCGGGTTCGGGGCCGCCTTCTACGGCAGCAATTCCCCCACCGCCATCCGGCAAGCCGCCTTGCGCATCCAGGACATCGTCACCCGGATCGGCGGCACCGAGGACCTCCAGGAGAGCATGGCACTCAACACCTATGCCCGCGCCGAACTGGTCCGGCTGATGGCCGCGCGCATTCGCCTGAAAGCCGCACGGACCCAACCGCTCAGTGCCGCCCAATTGGCCCAGGCCGCGGCCCGCATTGCCGAAAACGAATTCATGGAGTTCACATTGGAGGATCTGGATTGA